One Osmia lignaria lignaria isolate PbOS001 chromosome 4, iyOsmLign1, whole genome shotgun sequence genomic window, ATGAGGGATTCTATGGCGGGGGAGAGGAGTATATAATTGATTTAATGAAAGGTGCACGTGATCAGAGACCTCGTGGAACCGTATGATGATCTATATTTAGTAAAAGAGGTACCTATGATAAGCGCGCGTGACAAATGTGCGTTGAGTGTCGCGTTGCGAACTGAAAATGCATCCGATTGACGTTCGCTGTTGTTCGATGCAACGATTCCAAGATCTCTGATCAGGTAACGATTCCTTTCGGGATGGATATATACAGGTATTGACGATATCTTGTACTTCggtgtttttttgtttttgttgctTTTCTTATACCGAGATAAAGTTCTCGTATCAGACGGAAAGTCTATCTAACGAAAAACTCATGGGGTGCAGTGAAATTTTTCGTGCATGTTATGTGAATCCAAATGAATCGGCCCATCTGTTCGTCGCATCTTCCAAGAACATAGTAAGATTTGAAAAAGGTAGAACGAACGGGAAAGAAAAGTCTACGAGTAAGTGTAACGAAAAGTGCAGTAATTCAGGTGAAACGAAAGCAAATAGATAGACTGTAAAGCAAAATCTGACGATATCTAAAGCTAAACAGCACCTTGTTTTTCTCGTATTTCCTTCACCATATGACTTTTCGATTCTCctatcttttctctctctctgcaTTCTCGCTCTTCCTttcactctctttctctctgacAATCTTTCTACAATCTATCTTGTCGGACACACGTGGCAAAACGTAGGCCTTCTCTCGAGGTAAATCTcgattaattctttctttaataaaatCGTTAAAGATATTGTCTTCGGGACGTTATACATTACTATTTTGCATCGACGTATCGAGCTCTTTTTTATGTTTTAACTGTCGAAGCGTCTTGCTTTATGTTTGCATGTATATTTGCGCGTTTCTCGTgtatccttttttcttctttaatcttAATAGCAGCACAGACCGCGTCACGCCGATGTCAACCGGTCGTAAATCTCATCGATGACGAAAGAAATGACAAAAATCAAAAGCTGATTTAGAAAGTTGTCAATTTCAAGCTTCGGTATATATTTTTGCGACCGCGAGACAGGGGCGCGAAGCGGCTGAAAAGGACGATCGCACTGTAGGGTAGGTACGTCGATTTTGTCAAATTCACATTTGCTCTCATATCTTTTTCATGTATCAATCGTGTTTCGTTACTTTTCACGATCTCGTCGTACATTACCCAGCGATCGATTCGAAACAACGCAATGTAACTACACGCGTGTCACCTAACTAAAGAACAGAATTATTGTCTATCTCTCTATATGTGTGTGTTGTTGTGTACGTTTGCGAAAATCACCGCTTCGTGTGACCAACATTACCAACGATAACGATAGCAATATTCGCGTACCATCCGTCGACGCTCCTTTAGGACGAAACGAATCGTCTCTACACCTTTAAGAgctcttcttattgttcttttatgtttcttttcttttaatcccGTTTCTCCTTTCCCTCACTGTTGAATGTTTGCTATGTACACGCGCTTTTCTTCCGCGCTTCGACCAACCAATTTCTCTTTTGCTCTCTTTCATTCagttttctctctctttcactcaTACATTCTCACACTTTCGCTCTTTGTTTCTTTTGCtcgctttctttctctctcgctttCTGACACTAatacttgttcttgttcttgttgtatttttttttaaaaccatAAAAATATCAATGCCAGTATACCACCGACGTAGGTCGCTaacgtgtatatgtatatataatatatatgcatttatatatatatgaatattcaTAATAACGTTACTTCAAGTACCTTCGGTAGTAACACCATGTATAGGTATATATAATAGGTATGTGTATAATGCATCATTTATTACGTGTACGTATTTCCTTTCTATTGCACTAACTAGCTACCATCTATTCGCGAGCTACGGCTGTGGCTTGTCATCTTAAGGACCTAAGGGTGCAACGACGTAATTAGTACGGGTTGGATTCGTGAATGGGATCGAATGTCGAGGTTTTAGGTGGACGGTGTTCGATACAGAAGGGTTTCGGGACACTGGCGAGAATCCTAATCTCGCCTCGTGTTCGACAAGAACGGGATGGGCGATACGAGATTCTCTGCTACTTCGTACGATACGAATACAAAACGATCGATAACTAAGACCGTACGAACATCGCGTGGTCTGGAGTTGTACGTTGGAAAGGAAAGACCGCTACTGGTTGCTTTGATTCTTACTTTCCAGCAACTGTTCTGGCATGCAGCCACAACGTGCGTCTAAAAATTCTGCCACAAGTATATCGTCGTTAAAGCTAATCTACTTGCCAACGACATTCATCTAAATTTGAAGACAGATCTCGCACGCCAGAATGTTTATGACGGAAATTGGGAGGATTCGTGTTGTTTGCAAGGAAATTCAACAATGCTGAAGGAACAATACCGATCGAACAATGGGAGTGAAAGGGATGAAGAGAGATTGTTTGGTTCCTAACAATATCAATAACGATGTTGTATAGCATTTAATAGAGAGTATAGGTAATAGGTAGGTAAACGCTAAACGAAGCTCAGTTGATTGTTTCGGGAGCGAGCACCTCACTCGTTTTCACGTACAGTGTCGTTTCGCTAGCTTatacttgtaaaattattcGAAGGAGCGAGGTGTGTATGCGTGTATGCGTGTGCAACTGCGAAAGTCCACCCTCCTTTCCCCTCACTCTTCcttttttcctgtttcttggaCATCCTGCTACCCCACCACTCGAGACACCATTTTCACAGTCTTCCGGTACCACTTACCCTCGCGCAAGGAAAATCTTGCACGCCATAAGCCGAATAAACGACGTTTCATCTTCGTTCAACCAAATTTTTCAAAGGTCCTGCGTTTCTATTCTCGTGTTCCGAATCCTATCCTATGGTTCGTTAGGGATATCTTGGATGGTGAGGTTCGCGAAGACGATCGTTTCGCTATGCTTTCGAGCGGAGAGGAACTTTGCGAGTTTGATTCTGTTCTTCGTCGAAGACTTCCGGCAGCTGGATAGCTTCTTGTCCGATCCAGAGCCGCCGAACTAATTCTTTGACGTCAGGATTGTCACGAATTCTAGGCAAACATCGTATCGTTTCAAGTATAAAcggaaattattaaataaggcAAGCTAAATTTTCACGCTCGAACTTTTACATTTAAGATCGTAATTAGTTTCATTGGTCACATTACGTTTTCTATGTCGAGAAACTTTCCACGGACGACAGAAACTTTTTAAAACACTCGAGAATTATGAGACCGATAATGAACcattaaattgaaagaaacataTTACCTTCATAATTCACCATCCCGTCACCGTCGAGATCCGCTTCCTTGATCATGTCGTCGACTTCCTCTTCCGATAGTTTCTCCCCAAGGTTCGTCATTACGTGTCGTAGTTCCTTCGATGAGATCATTCCGTCGTTGTTCTTGTCGAATACTCTGAGAAAAGCATGAaaagtgttattttatttaaaagagagAACAATGACGATGAAGGTGACATGAAAGTACTTGAATGCTTCGCGCAGCTCTTTTTCACCGTCGGCACCCTTCATTTTCTTTGACATCATTTGGAGGAATTCGTTGAACTCGATGGTACCGTTTCCATCTTGATCCACTTCGTTCACCATATCTCGTAGCTCTGTTTCTAAAATCGGAAATTGGCCAGATATGAAGAATTGTTTGCGGACGGTAGAATTAAAAGTTGTCATTCAAACGACGCGACAACGCCTCGTTTCCTTCGTGTTCCCTTTCTGTTAGTTGACGTGCGCGTGTAATTCATGCGCGTACATTCATCGTCGTTTCATGGAAGACATTTAATTTCCCCCGGCAGATCCCTCGGGGCGGGAATAGAAGAACTCGACGCGTAGTTAATTAACCAAGGCCTGCACGTGCGCCTGGCTGTCATAGTTTCTAGCTTAGGACCGGTCGAAAGTTAATTTTCCCTAAGCTCTTGTCCCAGCCTAGTTTTCAGGAATTTACCGTTTTCGAAAGCCCTCGAAACTGTCGAccgagatattaatttaataagaagCGTTCTTGTAAAGTTGACGTTCCGTTTCAAACTTTTGACGATCGAATATCATTTATCAGTCGTGCTATCATTTATTTAGCGTTAGCTGACACATCGTTCTTGTTAAATTGCCGTATTAGTATCCAATAGACAATACGGCGGTTCAGCTAGCTAGTGGTTTAGATTACCGTTATATTTTTTGGTCGCACGTGGAGAGCTTTCGTCAGCTTGTGGCTTGGAGCCAGCTCGCGTCTACCTTGCTACACGTGGACTACACGCGGCCACTTCTTTTCCTATGAAATTACTCAAAGTACCACTTACCAGACGGCCTCTGTCCCAACGATCGCATGACCACCCCAAGTTCCGCCATCGTGATGGTTCCATCTTCGTCTTTGTCGAATAGCATGAACGCCTCCTTGAATTCTGAAACAATAAATTGTCTGCCGTTTCATGGCCGATCCGCTGATCTCTGACTTCCAATGTTTCATTGATCTTCTCGTTTAAAGAGCAACCGAGAATTCAAGCATCGAATTTCGTTTTAGCTAATCGAAACTGATTGAAACGACTCGCGACGCGTTTATACGAGGTACTATCGAGATTGAAACGCGAGAATAATTTCACCGTgatttctctttctctgcttTCGTTGCAGCCACGGCGTCGTGGTTTCGTTGAAAATTCCAGAGATCGGCCAACCGAACCGTAAATAACAAAAGGGAAAAACTCTGGCGGAAATTTGGCAATAGAACGATATACAACAAACGGTTCTGCTCGGCGTCGCATTGTTGAGAACTCGCGAATTTAGATGTCTATTAATCATGAGCGATCCTGTGCGAGTGTATGCATGCGTGTGCAAATGTGTGGTCAGGCGTTACAAGTCGTGCTAAACTAGTTGAGATCGCGCGAGCGTCGGGCAAGTAGCCAGCCCCGACGGAATCATGAGAGATGCGTCGTTATAAATTCTCAGATCCTCCGACGAACAGGGTGTAGTAAAAATCCGTCCGCAATCGTTTGACAAAAGGAATAGAATTTGTAAATATCAATTCGCCTGGTAATAGTGGCACAAACAATTGCTCTGTTGGGAGAGTAATAAATCACGCGAGGTAACGAATCTGGTGGTAAAGATCCGGCAGATTATAGTATGAAATCACGAAACGCGTCGCGACGGACCTCGGAATACTAGTTTCTAGACATGGTCGTTCGATCTTTATCGTTCGCCTCGTAGATCGAGCTGCATTCACCTTGCGTTTATCATCGCGTAAACACCCGGCGATGCATTAACGTGCACAAACGAGAGGGCAATTTCTCATTCAGCGGTTTCCCGTAGGTACAATCAGCGATCTCTGGTCGCGTGCCATTGCAAAAACTTGCGACGGAACGCAACGTTTGAAAGCTCCACGATGCCGAATAACCGCGGACGCGAGTAAAGCCAATGTTCGCAGTCACGTGAGCTCGAAATAATGTTTTATGAAACATTATTTCACCAAGATATAACGCGATATACCCTTACGTAAAGGTACTCTGGTTAATTGAATGACCTTACACGCGGCTACTCGTTTCGGAAGCACGAATCGTTCATGCCACGATCTCTCGAGTTAATTAATCAAAGCATCAACGAGTAGAAACGAGCGAACGCGAAGCGAGACCAAAGTGCTTTTGTAACACGCTCTTTTCCGAAGGGAAGTAGCTTTAGCACGACGTTCAGTGCAATTAAAAAGAGTTCCCCGCGTATTGCGGCATT contains:
- the LOC117603195 gene encoding calmodulin-alpha isoform X1, which translates into the protein MAFAAARMILKDKRRKASKEDFAPRNRSKARSASTSSFRSLSQARNKPADGVGHVNQKGSAGQKAPAAGQKVAPGAKSAAKPAQKPSAQKGQVKVTPKAASVKTGKNKKKGQRQQYDLIVTINLSEYGLTEDQVAEFKEAFMLFDKDEDGTITMAELGVVMRSLGQRPSETELRDMVNEVDQDGNGTIEFNEFLQMMSKKMKGADGEKELREAFKVFDKNNDGMISSKELRHVMTNLGEKLSEEEVDDMIKEADLDGDGMVNYEEFVTILTSKN
- the LOC117603195 gene encoding calmodulin-alpha isoform X4, encoding MKTSSFSLRVMRRARNKPADGVGHVNQKGSAGQKAPAAGQKVAPGAKSAAKPAQKPSAQKGQVKVTPKAASVKTGKNKKKGQRQQYDLIVTINLSEYGLTEDQVAEFKEAFMLFDKDEDGTITMAELGVVMRSLGQRPSETELRDMVNEVDQDGNGTIEFNEFLQMMSKKMKGADGEKELREAFKVFDKNNDGMISSKELRHVMTNLGEKLSEEEVDDMIKEADLDGDGMVNYEEFVTILTSKN
- the LOC117603195 gene encoding calmodulin-alpha isoform X5; its protein translation is MMDAEKKYTSAYGRLRRLTSTIDGQIRQISSEYGLTEDQVAEFKEAFMLFDKDEDGTITMAELGVVMRSLGQRPSETELRDMVNEVDQDGNGTIEFNEFLQMMSKKMKGADGEKELREAFKVFDKNNDGMISSKELRHVMTNLGEKLSEEEVDDMIKEADLDGDGMVNYEEFVTILTSKN
- the LOC117603195 gene encoding calmodulin-alpha isoform X2 — encoded protein: MAFAAARMILKDKRRKASKEDFAPRNRSKARNKPADGVGHVNQKGSAGQKAPAAGQKVAPGAKSAAKPAQKPSAQKGQVKVTPKAASVKTGKNKKKGQRQQYDLIVTINLSEYGLTEDQVAEFKEAFMLFDKDEDGTITMAELGVVMRSLGQRPSETELRDMVNEVDQDGNGTIEFNEFLQMMSKKMKGADGEKELREAFKVFDKNNDGMISSKELRHVMTNLGEKLSEEEVDDMIKEADLDGDGMVNYEEFVTILTSKN
- the LOC117603195 gene encoding calmodulin-alpha isoform X3; translated protein: MKTSSFSLRVMRRAHRGPAVVQARNKPADGVGHVNQKGSAGQKAPAAGQKVAPGAKSAAKPAQKPSAQKGQVKVTPKAASVKTGKNKKKGQRQQYDLIVTINLSEYGLTEDQVAEFKEAFMLFDKDEDGTITMAELGVVMRSLGQRPSETELRDMVNEVDQDGNGTIEFNEFLQMMSKKMKGADGEKELREAFKVFDKNNDGMISSKELRHVMTNLGEKLSEEEVDDMIKEADLDGDGMVNYEEFVTILTSKN